In a single window of the Cucurbita pepo subsp. pepo cultivar mu-cu-16 chromosome LG18, ASM280686v2, whole genome shotgun sequence genome:
- the LOC111779808 gene encoding actin-interacting protein 1-2 — protein MATAELCETYACVPSTERGRGILISGHPKTNSILYTNGRSVIILNLDNPLEVSVYAEHAYPATVARYSPNGEWIASADVSGTVRIWGTHSGFVLKKEFKVLTGRIDDLQWSPDGMRIVVCGEGKGKSLVRAFMWDSGTNVGEFDGHSRRVLSCGFKPTRPFRIATCGEDFLVNFYEGPPFRFKLSLRNHSNFVNCVRFSPDGSKFISVSSDKKGIIYDAKTGDKMGELSPDDGHKGSIYAVSWSSDGKQVLTVSADKTAKVWVISDDGNGKLVKTLTSPGTGGIDDMLVGCLWQNQHLVTVSLGGTISLFSANDLEKTPVILSGHMKNVTSLVVLKSDPKVILSTSYDGLIIKWIQGIGFSGKLQRRENSQIKCFAALEDELVTSGFDNKVWRVSIKNGECGEAEAIDVGSQPKDLTLAALSPELALVSIDSGVVLLRGSKVVSTINLGFTVTASVLAPDGSEAIIGGEDGKLHIYSVVGDSLTEEATLERHRGAVSVIRYSPDLSMFASGDLNREAIVWDRASREVKLKNMLYHTARINCLAWSPDNTKVATGSLDTCVIIYEIDKPASNRLTIKGAHLGGVYGLAFTDDYSVVSSGEDACVRVWKLVPQ, from the exons ATGGCGACGGCGGAGCTCTGTGAGACTTACGCCTGCGTGCCATCTACCGAGCGAGGCAGAGGAATTTTGATCTCCGGGCACCCCAAAACCAACTCTATTCTCTACACCAATGGCCGATCCGTCATAATCCTCAATCTCGATAATCCTCTCGAGGTCTCTGTTTATGCTGAGCATGCGTATCCGGCTACGGTTGCTAGGTACTCGCCGAATGGCGAGTGGATCGCGTCCGCTGATGTGTCCGGGACTGTGAGGATTTGGGGAACTCATAGTGGCTTTGTGCTTAAGAAGGAGTTTAAGGTTTTGACTGGGCGGATCGATGATTTGCAATGGTCTCCTGATGGAATGAGGATTGTGGTTTGTGGCGAGGGGAAAGGGAAATCGTTAGTGCGTGCTTTTAT GTGGGATTCGGGCACGAACGTCGGCGAGTTTGATGGACATTCTAGGCGGGTTTTAAGCTGTGGATTTAAGCCAACAAGACCCTTTCGCATTGCCACCTGCGGAGAGGATTTCCTAGTGAATTTTTATGAAGGACCGCCATTTAGATTTAAGCTATCTCTCAG GaaccattcaaattttgtcAACTGTGTAAGGTTCTCTCCAGATGGCAGCAAGTTCATTAGTGTAAGCTCTGACAAGAAGGGTATAATATATGATGCGAAGACCGGGGATAAGATGGGAGAACTCTCTCCCGATGATGGGCATAAAGGCAGTATTTATGCTGTCAGCTGGAGTTCGGATGGAAAACAG GTGCTGACTGTCTCTGCCGACAAGACAGCAAAAGTCTGGGTGATATCTGATGATGGTAATGGGAAGTTGGTGAAAACCTTGACTTCTCCTGGCACTGGTGGAATTGATGATATGCTAGTTGGGTGTTTATGGCAGAATCAACATCTTGTCACAGTTTCTCTTGGTGGAACTATTAGCTTGTTTTCAGCTAATGATCTTGAAAAAACCCCGGTCATCTTATCAGGACATATGAAGAATGTTACTTCATTAGTTGTTCTTAAAAGTGACCCTAAAGTTATATTATCTACTAGCTACGATGGGCTGATTATTAAATGGATCCAAGGAATTGGATTCAGTGGCAAGTtgcaaagaagagaaaattctCAAATCAAATGTTTTGCAGCTCTTGAAGATGAACTTGTTACATCTGGTTTCGACAACAAG GTATGGAGAGTTTCTATCAAGAATGGTGAGTGTGGGGAAGCAGAAGCTATTGATGTTGGAAGTCAACCAAAGGACTTGACGCTTGCTGCTCTTTCTCCTGAACTTGCTTTGGTCTCAATTGATTCTGGAGTTGTCTTACTGCGTGGCTCAAAAGTAGTGTCAACCATCAACCTTGGCTTTACCGTGACAGCATCTGTACTTGCGCCTGATGGAAGTGAGGCTATTATAGGTGGGGAAGATGgtaaattacatatttattcTGTTGTTGGCGACTCCCTCACTGAAGAAGCAACCCTTGAGAGACACAGAGGAGCTGTTAGTGTGATACGCTACTCCCCAGATCTTTCAATGTTTGCATCAGGAGATCTCAACCGAGAAGCTATTGTCTGGGATCGTGCATCCCGAGAG GTGAAACTTAAGAATATGTTGTATCACACTGCTCGGATAAATTGCCTCGCTTGGTCTCCTGATAACACCAAGGTTGCGACTGGTTCATTAGATACATGTGTCATTATATATGAGATCGACAAGCCAGCATCCAATCGTCTAACAATAAAGGGAGCTCATTTGGGTGGGGTTTACGGTCTGGCCTTCACAGATGACTATAGCGTGGTGAGCTCTGGTGAGGATGCTTGCGTTCGTGTTTGGAAGTTGGTTCCTCAGTGA
- the LOC111779807 gene encoding alpha-dioxygenase 2 gives MGTSLFSSPFVHPQLQQIVAKMTLLDTLLFYVVHFVDKLGLWHRMPVFMGLAYLGLRRHLHQRYNLLHVGSLYGQKYDHQQFCYRTADGSCNHPSDSVVGSQGTFFGRNMPPSTSPYGVLDPHPTVVASKLLERKKYIDNGKQFNMIACSWIQFMIHDWIDHLEDTKQVELRVPDEVANGCPLKSFKFFRTKVVSTGSPYLKTGTLNTRTPWWDGSVIYGNNEEGMRRVRAFQDGKMKIAGDGLLEHDEKGIPISGDVRNCWAGFSLLQALFVKEHNAVCDMLKERYPDFDDEQLYRHARLVTSAVIAKIHTIDWTVELLKTETLLAGMRINWYGFLGKKFKDSFGHICGPVLSGLVGLKKPRDHGIPYSLTEEFVSVYRMHCLLPDKLAIRDLDSTNSDYSDPRVIEEVPMEELVGKEGEKRLVKFGMEQMLVSMGHQACGSLSLWNYPSWMRNLIAHDVDGDDRPDPVDMAAMEIFRDRERGVARYNEFRRNLLMIPISKWEDLTDDEEVVSALEEVYGNDVEKLDLLVGLHAEKKIKGFAISETAFFIFLLIASRRLEADRFFTTNFNSKTYTEEGLEWVNRTETLKDVIDRHFPEMTKRWMRCSSAFSVWDSLPNPTNYIPLYLRPAT, from the exons ATGGGTAcctctctgttttcttctccctttGTTCATCCTCAGCTTCAGCAGATTGTGGCCAAGATGACTCTACTGGATACCCTACTGTTTTAT GTAGTTCATTTTGTGGACAAGCTTGGGTTATGGCATAGGATGCCGGTGTTTATGGGGCTTGCTTATTTGGGGCTTAGAAGGCACTTACACCAGCGGTATAATCTGTTGCATGTTGGATCGTTGTATGGCCAAAAGTATGATCATCAACAGTTCTGCTATAGAACGGCTGATGGAAGTTGTAATCACCCTTCTGATAGTGTGGTTGGTAGCCAGGGGACTTTCTTTGGCCGCAACATGCCTCCATCTACTTCTCCTTATGGG GTACTTGATCCTCATCCAACAGTTGTGGCCTCAAAGCTACTGGAAAGGAAGAAGTACATTGACAATGGCAAGCAATTCAATATGATAGCTTGCTCGTGGATACAGTTCATGATTCATGACTGGATTGATCATTTGGAGGATACCAAACAG GTGGAACTTAGAGTGCCTGATGAAGTTGCAAATGGTTGTCCATTGAAGTCATTCAAGTTCTTTAGGACCAAGGTGGTTTCAACGGGTTCACCTTACCTCAAGACTGGGACTCTAAACACAAGAACACCTTGGTG GGATGGAAGTGTAATATATGGCAACAATGAGGAGGGGATGAGGAGAGTAAGGGCATTCCAAGACGGAAAAATGAAGATCGCAGGAGATGGGCTTCTCGAGCATGATGAAAAAGGCATACCCATCTCTGGAGATGTTCGGAATTGTTGGGCTGGTTTTTCCCTTTTACAAGCTCTGTTCGTCAAGGAGCATAATGCTGTATGTGATATGCTAAAA GAGCGTTACCCAGACTTCGACGATGAGCAGCTCTATAGGCATGCTAGATTGGTGACTTCAGCTGTAATTGCTAAAATCCACACCATTGATTGGACTGTAGAACTTTTAAAGACTGAAACTCTTCTAGCAGGAATGAGAATTAACTG GTATGGATTTCTGGGAAAGAAGTTTAAGGATTCGTTTGGACACATTTGTGGACCAGTACTCAGTGGATTGGTTGGTCTAAAGAAGCCAAGGGATCATGGAATTCCATATTCACTAACAGAAGAGTTTGTGAGCGTCTACCGAATGCACTGTCTTCTGCCCGACAAATTAGCTATCAGGGACTTGGATTCCACCAACTCAGATTATAGCGACCCTCGTGTCATTGAAGA GGTGCCTATGGAGGAATTGGTGGGAAAAGAAGGTGAGAAAAGGCTGGTAAAATTCGGAATGGAGCAAATGTTGGTATCAATGGGTCATCAAGCATGtggatctctctctctctggaaCTATCCATCATGGATGAGAAACCTTATTGCCCACGATGTCGACGGGGATGACAGACCAGATCCAGTTGACATGGCTGCCATGGAAA TTTTCAGGGATAGAGAGAGAGGCGTTGCAAGATACAACGAGTTTCGGAGGAATTTATTGATGATTCCCATAAGCAAATGGGAAGACTTGACAGATGATGAAGAAGTTGTGAGTGCCCTTGAAGAGGTGTATGGCAATGATGTTGAGAAGCTGGATCTTCTTGTTGGATTACATGCTGAGAAGAAGATTAAAGGGTTTGCAATCAGTGAGACtgcctttttcattttccttctcattGCTTCAAG GAGGCTGGAGGCTGATCGTTTCTTTACAACAAATTTCAACTCGAAAACCTACACAGAGGAAGGTCTGGAATGGGTTAACAGGACAGAGACATTGAAGGACGTAATTGATAGGCATTTCCCTGAGATGACAAAGAGATGGATGAGGTGTTCAAGTGCATTCTCCGTCTGGGATTCTTTGCCAAACCCAACAAACTACATTCCCTTGTATCTCAGACCAGCCACATGA
- the LOC111779804 gene encoding AT-hook motif nuclear-localized protein 16-like, whose translation MDCLKRFQHCMLDISYYLVRSLESVAQSDDGAARFAYIFRKGHVGYKAECVAKSPKSANAGLPPNNPEQLVRTQITRYHGVVVDTTPTGQGQCFFRSKRFTQMTGGDQDHEPEKCGNATNHQQRPASFDPSSLVSPKAVPPISAAPDTDHALRRPRGRPAGSKNKPKPPIIVTRDSANALRAHAIEVSSGCDVNESLSNFARRKQRGFCILSGSGCVTNVTLRQAASSGAIVTLHGRFEILSMLGSILPPPAPSGITGLTIYLAGAQGQVVGGVVVGALIASGPVVIMAATFMNATFDRLPSDDEEVASAIQSQHYGQHGRSHHHVDVSDLYGVPQNLITNSALPPELYSWAAAGRTMSKT comes from the exons ATGGATTGTCTCAAAAGGTTTCAGCATTGCATGCTTGATATTTCATACTACCTTGTAAGATCCCTTGAAAGCGTGGCACAAAGCGACGACGGGGCTGCTCGTTTTGCATATATTTTCCGAAAAGGACATGTTGGCTACAAGGCAGAGTGTGTAGCAAAGTCTCCCAAGTCAG ccaatgcgggactccctcccaacaatcctgaACAACTTGTTCGTACTCAAATAACCAGATATCATGGCGTTGTAGTTGACACTACTCCGACAGGGCAGGGTCAATGTTTTTTTCGATCGAAACG CTTCACGCAAATGACTGGCGGCGATCAAGACCACGAGCCTGAAAAATGTGGCAACGCCACCAATCACCAACAAAGACCTGCCTCCTTTGATCCCTCTTCTCTTGTCTCTCCCAAGGCTGTGCCGCCCATCTCGGCGGCCCCGGACACCGATCATGCTCTCCGCCGCCCGCGGGGCCGCCCTGCCGGGTCCAAAAATAAGCCTAAACCCCCAATTATTGTTACTCGAGATAGCGCCAATGCGCTTCGAGCTCATGCGATTGAGGTTAGTTCTGGGTGCGATGTCAATGAGAGCCTCTCGAACTTTGCTCGAAGGAAGCAGCGTGGCTTCTGCATTCTTAGTGGGAGTGGGTGCGTCACTAATGTCACGCTCCGCCAGGCTGCCTCCTCCGGCGCCATTGTTACTCTTCATGGACG ttttgaaATCCTTTCAATGTTGGGGTCGATTCTTCCACCGCCAGCGCCGTCGGGGATCACTGGACTGACGATTTACTTGGCCGGCGCACAAGGGCAGGTGGTCGGTGGAGTTGTGGTGGGTGCGCTCATTGCTTCCGGCCCAGTCGTGATCATGGCGGCGACGTTCATGAACGCAACATTCGACCGCCTGCCGTCGGACGACGAAGAAGTGGCAAGCGCTATACAGAGCCAACACTACGGCCAACATGGACGGAGCCACCACCACGTGGATGTGTCGGATCTGTATGGCGTGCCGCAGAATTTGATCACCAACAGCGCACTTCCGCCGGAATTGTACTCTTGGGCAGCGGCGGGCAGAACCATGTCAAAGACTTGA
- the LOC111779806 gene encoding uncharacterized GPI-anchored protein At4g28100-like yields the protein MSSLPRIFLLFSLCFSLFPSFFSLSHPDPLTIHPFHVNHSSPATIPAFPEQSDVQGCRLDLPDDLFHGIKTACGPSKGGVSGNLHRSRCCPVLAAWLYAAYSATALRRPVRASAAPGHTAPSYDLPLLPDDSETCVSNLDQALNQKGIELMKPNETCDVVYCYCGIRLHPLSCPEAFSLTHDGILEGDRNVKRLERNCLSSSNANGFPGLGGCSKCLSTLYQLNNKEALNSSKPENRTIKMHHKECQLMGLTWLLAKNRTAYIHTVTSVLRAKMMSKDGSDPRSCTLNSDGMPLAVDSAEISGSSVSIPIQAPLYVGLVWLALMFNLFMLGSTQ from the exons ATGTCTTCACTCCCACgaatctttcttctcttctctctttgtttctctctctttccttctttcttctctctctcccatcCAGACCCActaacaatccacccatttCATGTGAACCACTCGTCGCCGGCTACTATTCCGGCATTCCCAGAACAGTCCGACGTTCAGGGCTGCCGCCTGGACCTCCCCGACGACCTCTTCCATGGGATTAAGACAGCTTGCGGTCCCTCAAAAGGGGGTGTCTCCGGGAATCTCCACCGTAGCCGGTGCTGCCCCGTCTTGGCCGCTTGGCTCTACGCCGCTTACTCTGCCACCGCATTGCGGAGGCCCGTTCGAGCCAGCGCCGCTCCAGGTCACACAGCGCCGTCGTATGACCTGCCCCTGCTCCCCGATGACTCCGAAACTTGCGTCAGTAACTTGGATCAGGCTTTGAATCAAAAGGGTATTGAGCTAATGAAGCCTAATGAAACTTGTGATGTGGTTTATTGCTATTGTGGGATCAGATTGCACCCTCTGAGCTGCCCTGAGGCGTTTTCACTGACCCATGATGGGATTCTTGAAGGAGATAGAAACGTGAAGAGATTGGAGAGAAATTGCTTGAGTAGTAGCAATGCCAATGGATTTCCAGGCCTTGGTGGCTGCTCCAAATGCTTGAGTACTCTTTATCAG CTCAACAACAAGGAAGCTTTGAATTCAAGCAAGCCAGAGAACAGGACCATCAAAATGCACCACAAGGAGTGTCAGCTGATGGGTCTAACATGGCTGCTTGCCAAGAACCGAACGGCATATATCCACACCGTTACATCGGTGCTTCGAGCTAAAATGATGAGCAAAGACGGGTCGGATCCCCGGTCGTGTACTCTCAACAGCGACGGGATGCCTCTGGCTGTCGACTCGGCTGAGATCTCCGGCAGCTCTGTTTCAATCCCCATTCAGGCACCATTGTATGTTGGCCTGGTTTGGCTTGCTTTGATGTTCAATCTGTTCATGTTGGGCTCTACACAATGA